In the Salvia miltiorrhiza cultivar Shanhuang (shh) chromosome 8, IMPLAD_Smil_shh, whole genome shotgun sequence genome, gctccggcgcgaattctccaagctcggcgccgctggagagagagggagatgagaaagagagaggagagaaagagaagggtagaatagtcatgacatacaaaaaatggccaaaatttatgttttttcaaatggtggacaaaatttgattttcattcttcattatggccatttggGTGGATTGTTTCAATTATAAATATAGTggtaactaaaaataaaattgaaaacatttatctaaataaaaaagtaaaatattataggctttaaaatatttcattattttaaataatatttataattatattacaaTATacatatagtatagtatttaaAACATGTCACCATAGGGCGGAATATATAAATGATGAAAATCCGGGGACTGAAATGAAAATATACAGAAAATGTTGAGCCATTATTAACCAGTGCGATTCAAAATTTTAACTGATTGAAGATCGTCAGTTAGAGCTCGAAATTGAATCTGTGAACTGCGATCCATGTAGAATTGAATCGATTTCCGTTCAAATTTCCGCCATTTCCGCCGTAAAACTCTGGAAATTTGCCGTCGTCTGGCCACTGGCGGTGGCGGAAGCCTTCAAATCGCTCTACTGGAGACCGAGTCTCCATTGCTGACCTACACAATTAGTGTTGTATTTAATTCTCTCCATTCCTTTGCCTCTCTCGGATTCTCCGCCGTCTTCGAAGATGTAAGTCAATCACTTTACTGTTTCTTGTTTTGTCAATTTTGTTTTACTCAAAATGCTTACAATTAGAGTAAAGTTTGATTCGGCGCAGCTAAGCACgagatataaatttattttcgagTTTGAAGTGGTCGTTCCACCAATTTGAGCTTTGGTTTAGAGTATTTGACTTAATTCGTTATgggtaaaataattaaaacgtCGAAATTGGGGATGAAAATGCTATTGATGGAATGATAGAAGATGTATTCATTGCTTATTAACCAGCAGCAGTGTCGAATTCTTACAAATCTTAATTAGTCTTTAAGTGTGCATGCAGTGCAATCCATGGAGAATCGTGAGGATTTCCTGTCAATTTTGCCGTATTTGCCTTTAATCCTCCGTTCCTCCGCTGTTTTCTGGCCGCCATCGGTGGTGGAAGCTCTCAAATCCCTATCCAAGGGACCGAGTCATAGCAATGTCAACTCCGGACAACTCTTTGCTCTCGCCGTGTCTGATCTCCGCAGCTCCCTTGGGGAGTATACTCTTTTCCCGTCAGCCTCTCTCGGCTTCTCACTCTTCTTCGATGATGTAAGTTGCAGAATTTTGCTGTGTCATATCTCTTCAGTTTGTATAGTTTCTATTTGTAATTTGGTTCAGACGAACGAACTTGTGTGAGTTTGGAGTGATGGATGTGTGTTGTAGGCTCATTTTGTTTTGATTCCCAGACCTTACAGATTTTGTATGATTATGTTATTAGTAATTAATTTTCTATCTTTACCAAAACTAGTGGCAAAGCATTTCTGTCCATTCATGCATTCTGTTACTGTATATTAGCTGAACAATGTGTTCAGAATGAAGTTTTGATAAAACCTCTGTTGGTTCTGTAGTTGATGAGTAAGGATGAGGCTGGCAAATGGTTTACAGATGTGGTTCCGCGACTTTCTGATTTGCTACTGAGGTTGCCAGAGCTGTTGGAGACCCACTATCAGAATGCAGGTAGCTTCTGTGGAATGGAAACCGGTCTTAGGTTGTTGGAATCACAACAACCAGGCATTGTACTGCTTAGTCAGGTGACtggctgtgtgtgtgtgtgtgtgtgtgtgagagagagagagactgctCGCTAAACATCTCATTTTCTTTTGGGTTATgcatcacaaaaaaaaatcatttatttttGTAACACAAATCCCTGTGGCCTTAAATTATTCCTACTAGTTAGACTTTGAACTTGAACTGTTCATGTTTTAGACCTAATGTCCGAGGCTGCATTAAACTGAACGATTTTTGCTGACCCATACTAGCATATTCTATTTATGAGTACAAATAGAGTTGTTTTACGAATGAGTATCACAATAAAGTAGTCTGCTACAAGCTGTTGcataagataaataaaaaagtcCCAAAAAGGGAAGGAGATTTAAAGTCATAGTATGAATAACCATGTCTTCTTTCTTGCATTGGAAATCCTTCTTCTGAAGTAGTGAAATAAGCTTAATTTCTTTTACTTATGCAGTATGGCTGCGTTAATCCGGGATCTCTGAGTTTATGTTGACTTTCAGGAATTGATTGCTGCTCTTCTGGTTTGTGCTCTTTTTTGCTTGTTTCCAACCACTAATAGACGCGCCGAACATCTTCCACCTATCAACTTCGATAATTTATTTGCGTATGTTTCGTCCATCCTTTATATATCTATTCATCTCTGttcttaatttttgtttaaTAGGTTTGCAATTACATGGTTGTACATGTGCAAACATAAGGTCCACTGCGTCCGCCTCAGCTCAACTCTATAGCTGAGTGGTCGATATCTTTCTCTAATAGCTAACTCTCTTAAGATCCTTTAGCAGACACAGAAAAAGAAGACCGGATAACTTATAGATCTTGAGTCATAGTGCATGAATCAACAGATCAATAGAAACCCAAATCAGAACATAATGTGAGGGTATAGTATATGATCTTAATTGCTGAAGCCTTTGAATTTCTTTGTCTATCTGGATGTCCTTTCCTGTTGATGAGAAAAAAATATGCAAGTGGAAGAAGATCACTGCCAAAAGCAGTGATGGATCTTGCGCTCACTCCTGACCTAGTTGTTCTCAGTGTTTTCTATCTGTATATGGATTTACCTGTTTTACATCTGCGAGTTCTCAGTTGTAGGTCTAGTATGCAATAATCTTGTGAGCCATTTACTTGTTGGTGGTAGCTAGAAGTGAACTGTCTGCATCTTCTCCTTTTCCATTATGAAGTTTTCAGTATTTTTGTTTCAGTAATGTTGCTTTTATATGGTTTTTATTTAGGCAGGAATACGGttttcattttctatatttatttctTTAGGTGTCTATATGAGTGCTATGATGTGAACCAGGAGCATAAAATAAAGTGCCTTGTTCACTATTTTGAGACAATATGCTTGACTATACCTTTGGGGAATGTATCTTTTGAGCGAAAAGTTCTACCTTTGAAGAACAGCCGATCTCACATTGCTTACCCAGAGCCTGATTTCTGGAGCAAGTCAACTGTATCTCTCTGCCAATTCAAGGTAATAATTAGCAACTACCTTGAGCAAAACCAAGGTGAAAATAGACAAATTTTGACAGTTGTAATTATACTGAATCAAGTCCTCGCAGGACACTACTTTTTGCTCGCAATTGTGATGCCTCTACTTTCTAGGAATAGCTTGTGAACGTGAACAGATCTGTTACACCTCATTTTTGGCCTTTTTTCTTGGTCCAGTTATAACTTTTATATACGTATTAACTGTAGGTACACAATTCTGGTTTAATCGAAGATCAATCAGTTGAAGCTCTTGAGGTAGATTTTGCAAATAAATATATTGGAGGTGGTGCTCTCAGCCGTGGCTGTGTACAAGAAGAGATCCGCTTCCTGATCAATCCAGAATTGATCGTCAGCATGCTTTTCTTACCTTCAATGGCAGATAATGAAGCTATTGAAATCGTTGGTGCACAAAGATTCTCAAATTACAGTGGCTATGCTAAATCATTCCGCTTTTGTGGTCACCACGAAGACAATAAGAGCGTTGATGCCATGGGAAGGCGCAAGACGAGGATAATTGCAATCGATGCTCTCTGCAGTCCTGGAAAGAGGCAGTACAGACTCGACTGTCTCCTACGCGAAACAAACAAAGCATTTTGTGGCTTTCTTGATCAACAGAAACACCAACTACATCAAAACCTATTTCATGAATCCAAAAACAGCACTTCCACTACAGAAGATCTACCAGCTTCTTCTCCAGCACACGAACAAAGCAGGCATAATCTGGAAACACAGAACATCAAGAGCCAGTCAGATCAACGCCCAAGTCACGATGCTAAGATTGGCATCGCGACAGGCAATTGGGGTTGTGGTGCTTTTGGAGGAGACCCCGAAATCAAAGCTGTCATCCAATGGCTGGCAGCGTCTCAGACGCTCAGACCGTTCATCTTGTATTACACATTCAGTATAGAGCCGTTGCAGAAGCTCGAGCTCGTGGTCCAGTGGATTCTTGCCCATGGATGGAGCGTAGGCGAGCTCTGGAGCGTTTTGGTAGAGTACTCGACTCAGAGAGGGAATGGAGAAGCCAGAGTTGGCTTCTTCAAATGGCTTCTTCCATCGTTACACGTCGATGATCCAATGGTTCTGGATATGCCTGGTACCATGTGAAAATAATTATAGAATTTGAAGAGCTGCATAATGTAGTAGGTGATGAGAATTTGGAGccttgttttttcttttctttttttgccaTTGAGGCTTGTTGTAGTATTGAGATTTCATTATTTTGCTTCGTTGTATTAGACTTTTCATCtttgaatatataaatttagGGAAGTTTTGGGATAATAGGTACTCCTTGATTGTGGAATACTAAATTCAATGGATACGTGTGGTGTGAATAATATTTGTAGTCTATTTACATCAGCTCTTTTAGTGAGGTTTGTTACCTAAATGAATTAAAAGCTCGATTTTGCTAATATTTGGGTCATTACTTCAAAGAAAAACgacaatatataaattatttaattaattttttaataaattttacgaaataaaataagtaagattttttttaagagaaatcaaaatcaaattaagatatttacaaaattcataAAAGCTCGAATAAGTTCATGAGTTATAATATGCTCGGTAATAACGAATGAGTACTTTTTTCTATAATTAGTtcgaatttttttcttttatgggTCTGCTGAAGatgagaaaataaagaaaaagaaaaggatttcctcaaaagaaaaaagaaaaacaaaatgaaaccTCACATTATCCATTACCAGTGTAAGGGGGTTTGGGGTTTTACCTGAAAATCATTTCAACATTTCTCTGCTAACTTCTCAAATTCAAGCGGAAATTATCTGAGCAACCCCAACACATAGTTCGATAAATTCCTCCTCTCAAGTCGTAAGCACTTCCAATCTTTCTCCTTACTTTTTTGTTAATTCTTTCCATTTATATTGTGATTAAGTTCAGCATTCTTTGATAGGCAGTCctaatttctctctttctctctctctctctctctctctctctctctctctctctctctctcttcagctGTTATGTAATGGGTGCCGACGACTTGTGTAATGTTTTTGTAATTTATCtctgttttgttttgttgtttaaAGTTTACATTTTTACCTATGGAAAGGTTGGATTTTGACAGTTAAAAACTATTGAAGTTAGGTAATTGAGAAATTGACCATATACATGTTTGAAGGAACACTTAATTCTGTTGTATTCATCTTTATTCATTTCCCTCCTTTCACTTACAGAATGTTGGCCAGTGTATTTTCtggtaaaattatattgaaGCTACTAGTAGTGAACCATTTTTATGTTTGAGGATTACTTGCTTGCTGTTATATTGATCTTTTTTTTATCCCCTTTCCCGATTCAATTGCAGATTTGTTGTCTGGTTTGATTAGTGGTGTTAGTCAGATTCTTCAATGGCTCTACACGCGATGGAGCCAATTCACCACACATCGCGGCTGCAAGCTCTGTTTTCGCCTTCTTATGAGAGATGTTTGATGAGGCTCCCTTCCTATTCCGGGGCTTCTCTGACACGGCAAAGCAGTCGTTGCTGCATTTTGGATTCCTCCAATATGAGGCGTGTAAAGAAATTCACAAGGCCACCAGTGATGGTACTTTAAAGTTCAATTCTTTTCCTAATCATGTGTGTGAATGTATGGCTTATATAGCTGTGAAATATGAAGCAGGGTATTGGCAACAGAGGCGGTCGGGTAAATGTTTCCAAAGTGGAGGAGCTGCTACAGATGGGTGATGGGGATGGAGACGACGACGAAAAAGAAGAATCGGGTGGGAAGGATGGAGATCAGGATTCATTTGTTATGGACGAAGATGAGAGAAAGGAGTGGAGGCAGAAGATAAGAGAGGTCATGAGTAGGATTCCTGAGGATGCTGACGAGGAGACTGATATGCTAGAGAAGAGGAAACGGATGCAGAAGCTTCTAGCGGAGTACCCTCTTGTCGTTGAGGAGGAGGATCCGAATTGGCCTGAGGATGCCGATGGCTGGGGTTTCAGCTTGGGTCAATTCTTCAACAAGATCAGCATAAAGAATGTCAAAAAGGACGACGATGAGAATTATGACAGTGAGAATGAAATAGTATGGAAGGATGATGATTATATTCGTCCGATCAAAGACATAACAACTGCAGAGTGGGAAGAGGCTATCTATAAGGACATCAGCCCTTTAGTTGTTCTTGTTCATAACCGTTACAAAAGGTACTTTTCGAGTTCCAATTATTTACACGAACCGAAGTCTTCACCAACTAGTTAGGATTTACATGTGCGTATATGGTTTTGAGGTTTGATTACCTAAATAAGATTCTTGGGATTGTCTGTTCTTTAAAGCACATTCTTTCGTTTCAACGCTTTTCTGCTCATAGAAAgtgtttaaatatatattcagACCAAAGGAGAACGAGAGGATCCGGGAAGAAATAGAGAAAGCTGTGCAGATCATATGGAACTGCAGGCTACCATCACCAAGAGTAAGCAGGTTTGATtctttagtgtgtgtgtgtgtgtattcatATAGAATTTGATAAATTGCTCGTGGGCATTGGTTGACAGTGTGTCGCAGTAGACGCTAACACCGAGTTTGATTTGGTCTCCGCTCTGCAAGTATCTGTTTTCCCAGAGATCATTTTCACTAAAGCAGGCAAAATTTTATACCGTGAGAAAGGTATGGTTACACACCGTACTTGAGATACTTATACCTTGCTAAAAGCTAATCTTTTTTCATCATTCGATTTTCAGCAATCCGAACAGCTGATGAGTTGTCCAAGATAATGGCTTTCTTTTACTTCGGAGCAGCCAAGCCCCCGT is a window encoding:
- the LOC130999658 gene encoding thioredoxin-like fold domain-containing protein MRL7L, chloroplastic isoform X2, with translation MALHAMEPIHHTSRLQALFSPSYERCLMRLPSYSGASLTRQSSRCCILDSSNMRRVKKFTRPPVMGIGNRGGRVNVSKVEELLQMGDGDGDDDEKEESGGKDGDQDSFVMDEDERKEWRQKIREVMSRIPEDADEETDMLEKRKRMQKLLAEYPLVVEEEDPNWPEDADGWGFSLGQFFNKISIKNVKKDDDENYDSENEIVWKDDDYIRPIKDITTAEWEEAIYKDISPLVVLVHNRYKRPKENERIREEIEKAVQIIWNCRLPSPRCVAVDANTEFDLVSALQVSVFPEIIFTKAGKILYREKAIRTADELSKIMAFFYFGAAKPPCLPGVKNMEEAIPTVEPQKPMSVERGT
- the LOC130999653 gene encoding poly(ADP-ribose) glycohydrolase 1-like, with product MENREDFLSILPYLPLILRSSAVFWPPSVVEALKSLSKGPSHSNVNSGQLFALAVSDLRSSLGEYTLFPSASLGFSLFFDDLMSKDEAGKWFTDVVPRLSDLLLRLPELLETHYQNAGSFCGMETGLRLLESQQPGIVLLSQELIAALLVCALFCLFPTTNRRAEHLPPINFDNLFACLYECYDVNQEHKIKCLVHYFETICLTIPLGNVSFERKVLPLKNSRSHIAYPEPDFWSKSTVSLCQFKVHNSGLIEDQSVEALEVDFANKYIGGGALSRGCVQEEIRFLINPELIVSMLFLPSMADNEAIEIVGAQRFSNYSGYAKSFRFCGHHEDNKSVDAMGRRKTRIIAIDALCSPGKRQYRLDCLLRETNKAFCGFLDQQKHQLHQNLFHESKNSTSTTEDLPASSPAHEQSRHNLETQNIKSQSDQRPSHDAKIGIATGNWGCGAFGGDPEIKAVIQWLAASQTLRPFILYYTFSIEPLQKLELVVQWILAHGWSVGELWSVLVEYSTQRGNGEARVGFFKWLLPSLHVDDPMVLDMPGTM
- the LOC130999658 gene encoding thioredoxin-like fold domain-containing protein MRL7L, chloroplastic isoform X1, which encodes MALHAMEPIHHTSRLQALFSPSYERCLMRLPSYSGASLTRQSSRCCILDSSNMRRVKKFTRPPVMQGIGNRGGRVNVSKVEELLQMGDGDGDDDEKEESGGKDGDQDSFVMDEDERKEWRQKIREVMSRIPEDADEETDMLEKRKRMQKLLAEYPLVVEEEDPNWPEDADGWGFSLGQFFNKISIKNVKKDDDENYDSENEIVWKDDDYIRPIKDITTAEWEEAIYKDISPLVVLVHNRYKRPKENERIREEIEKAVQIIWNCRLPSPRCVAVDANTEFDLVSALQVSVFPEIIFTKAGKILYREKAIRTADELSKIMAFFYFGAAKPPCLPGVKNMEEAIPTVEPQKPMSVERGT